One segment of Xiphias gladius isolate SHS-SW01 ecotype Sanya breed wild chromosome 1, ASM1685928v1, whole genome shotgun sequence DNA contains the following:
- the LOC120802453 gene encoding keratinocyte-associated protein 3 isoform X1 yields the protein MCAFDKDKGPRRLMKKGLTLILVGHINFILGAIVHGNVLRHISKPSQDITTEYTVANIISVTSGLLSIAAGIIAILVSRNLHVLKLQIGLLITSFLNTLLSAACCTGLILAISVTVAHNGQGLMLGCNDTQLPINARSPVSAQCPFDTTRIYDTTLALWVPCTVLSAVEAGLSVWCFIVGLALRGLAPCGNSYIKEQLEDEAECSPHSQRLIAQRLKPDA from the exons ATGTGCGCGTTCG ATAAGGACAAAGGGCCGAGGAGGCTGATGAAAAAGGGGTTAACTCTCATCCTGGTCGGCCATATTAACTTCATCCTTGGAGCTATTGTCCACGGCAATGTCCTCCGCCACATTTCCAAACCCAGCCAGGATATCACCACTGAATACACTGTAGCCAACATCATCTCTGTCACCTCGGGCCTGCTG AGCATTGCTGCCGGGATTATTGCTATCTTGGTGTCAAGGAACCTTCATGTGTTAAAACTG CAAATAGGACTTCTAATTACGTCATTCCTGAACACCCTGCTCTCAGCGGCATGCTGCACTGGTCTCATCCTGGCCATTAGTGTCACTGTTGCCCACAATGGGCAGGGTTTGATGCTGGGATGCAATGACACGCAGTTGCCCATCAACGCTCGGTCACCTGTCAGCGCCCAGTGTCCGTTTGATACAACACGGATTTAT GACACCACCCTGGCGCTGTGGGTACCTTGTACTGTGCTGTCAGCGGTTGAGGCTGGACTGTCTGTCTGGTGCTTCATTGTTGGATTGGCTCTCAGAGGGCTGGCACCCTGTGGGAACAGCTACATCAaagagcag tTGGAGGACGAGGCTGAGTGCTCTCCCCACAGCCAACGTCTGATTGCACAGCGCTTGAAGCCTGATGCCTAA
- the LOC120802453 gene encoding keratinocyte-associated protein 3 isoform X2, which produces MKKGLTLILVGHINFILGAIVHGNVLRHISKPSQDITTEYTVANIISVTSGLLSIAAGIIAILVSRNLHVLKLQIGLLITSFLNTLLSAACCTGLILAISVTVAHNGQGLMLGCNDTQLPINARSPVSAQCPFDTTRIYDTTLALWVPCTVLSAVEAGLSVWCFIVGLALRGLAPCGNSYIKEQLEDEAECSPHSQRLIAQRLKPDA; this is translated from the exons ATGAAAAAGGGGTTAACTCTCATCCTGGTCGGCCATATTAACTTCATCCTTGGAGCTATTGTCCACGGCAATGTCCTCCGCCACATTTCCAAACCCAGCCAGGATATCACCACTGAATACACTGTAGCCAACATCATCTCTGTCACCTCGGGCCTGCTG AGCATTGCTGCCGGGATTATTGCTATCTTGGTGTCAAGGAACCTTCATGTGTTAAAACTG CAAATAGGACTTCTAATTACGTCATTCCTGAACACCCTGCTCTCAGCGGCATGCTGCACTGGTCTCATCCTGGCCATTAGTGTCACTGTTGCCCACAATGGGCAGGGTTTGATGCTGGGATGCAATGACACGCAGTTGCCCATCAACGCTCGGTCACCTGTCAGCGCCCAGTGTCCGTTTGATACAACACGGATTTAT GACACCACCCTGGCGCTGTGGGTACCTTGTACTGTGCTGTCAGCGGTTGAGGCTGGACTGTCTGTCTGGTGCTTCATTGTTGGATTGGCTCTCAGAGGGCTGGCACCCTGTGGGAACAGCTACATCAaagagcag tTGGAGGACGAGGCTGAGTGCTCTCCCCACAGCCAACGTCTGATTGCACAGCGCTTGAAGCCTGATGCCTAA